CCAAACTTGGCGCGGAGCCCATTGAGCACCTCCTCCAGGATCTCCTTGTCCGCGAGCCGGGCGCGGGCCACCGGCGGGCGGGTCATGAGGTGGCCGCCCTCCATCAGGGAGGCCAGCAGGATCCGCACCACGCCGAGCGGGAAGTGGGTGTGTCCGGCGATCTCGGCGACCGAGAGGTAGCCGGCCGAGCAGAGGTCCAGCAGGCTCTGCTCCTCGGGTGACAGCCGGGCCGGGCGCCGGGTGTCCTCGGCGGAGGCGGTGACGAGGGTGATGAGGGAGAGGTGGTCCTCGTCGGGCAGGCCGCGGCCCTTGGTGATGACGTACGGCCGTACTAACTCCGGCACCTCGGGCTCCCAGCCGTCGTGGCCGGTCATGAGCGGGCGCCGAGGTTCTCGCGCGGCGGTGTCGTCAGCCGTTTGCCGAGCTGGGCGACGAGCTGCTGCATCCGGAAGGTGATGTCGGCCATGTCCACCTCGGGGGAGGCGGAGACACCGAGGTAGGCGCCTTCGCCGGCGGAGATCAGGAACACCCAGCCGCCGTCGAACTCGACCAGGGTCTGGCGCCAGGACTGGCTGGGGTCCTCACAGAAGAAGGCGAGGGTGCGGCTGAGCGACTGCACCCCGCTCATCGCGGCGGCGACCCGGTCGGCGTCGTCCTTGTCGAAGTCCTGCGTCCGGGCCATCAGCAGACCGTCGGCGGATATCAGGACGGCGTGCAGGGCTCCCGGAATCTCCAGGGCGCTGTCGAGCATCCATGACAGATCGTCGTTCACGAGACCTCATGTCCTTCGCTGCTGGCACCAGGCGTTCTGCGCGTCCGGTCGGTGCCCTCGGGGTCGGTGACCCGGCCGGACCGCGTTCCCCGCTGGAAGGCACCCATGACCTGTGCCTGCTCGGAGTCGGAGCGGCCCGCCGGGCGGGGGGTGGGCTCGTTGCCGGGCACGATGGCCATCGGCCGCTTGCGGCGCCGCCGGGGCAGACCGTCGTCGGTCCGGGACGAGACGGGCGCGGCCTCGGCGCCGCCGTCCCGGACCGGCCGGGCGGTGGCGTGGGCAGCGGGGGCGGGAGTCTTCTTCTCCGGCACGCCGGTGAGCAGTTCGTGCGGCAGCAGGACCACCGCCCGTACACCTCCGTAGGGGGACGAGGAGTCCACCGACACCTCGAAGCCGAATCGTTCGCACAGCAGGCCGATGACCGCGAAGCCGAACTGCGGCGGATTGCCGAGCCCGGCCACACCCGAGGCGCGCTCGGTGGCGAGCAGCCGGTCGGCGCGGGCGCGCTCCTCGTCGCTCATGCCCACACCGGCGTCGTCGACGACCACGCAGATGCCCTTGGGCACGGTCCGGAGGTTGATCTCCACGACGGTGTCGGGGCTGGAGTAGCTGGTGGCGTTGTCGAGCAGTTCGGCCAGGGCGAGGGCGACGGGCTCCACGGCCCGGCTGGTGATGCCGAAGTCGACCTGGGAGAGGATGTCCACCCTGCGGAAGTGCCGGATGCGGCCCTGCGCGCTGCGCACCACGTCGTACACCGAGGCGGTGTCGCGCCGCCCGCCGAGCCAGCCGTCGCAGAGCACGGCGATGGACTGGGCGCGCCGGCCGAACTGCGAGTTGGTGTGATCGATCTCCAGCAGGTCCTGGAGGAGGGCCGAGTCGCCGTACTTGGTCTGCAGGCGGGAGAGGACCAGCTGCTGTTCCGCGGCGAGGCCCTGAAGGGTCCGCATGGCGGACTTCAGGACCGTCTTGGTCTCGTCCTCGGCCCGCTCCTGGGCCGCCTGTACGGATTTTCCGTAATCGTTCTCCAGCTGGGTGTAGTGGTCCCTGAGCCCCTGCACCTGCTGCCGCAACGCCCGTGCCGCCCCGCGCTGGCGGCTGATGAGCACGGCGGCGGCCACGAGGGCGACGAGGGCCACCCAGAGCAAGGGGTTCCCTGTGTATTCCGTCATAAGACTCTCTTCAGGCGACTGACGGCCGGCTTGCTGAATTCCCGTCTACGCGGACGGCGGTGGACCGCCCGCACCGGGGTAGCTGTCCGGGCTGTCCCTGAAGTCGGGGATGCCGTCTTTCACCCATCCGCCCGCTCCGCAAACGCGGTGATCGTATCACCGCATGATCAGGTGAATTTACGTCAAGAAGCGTCCATCCAGGACCGGTTGGAGACCGCCGGACGTACCACCTCTGCCGGTGGGTACAGTCGGCCCCGTGAAAGATGCACCAGACACCTTCCGGCCGGCCCACTGCGCGGCCTCGGACGGCCCGGGGTGACGCCCGAGGCCATGGCCGCGGTGTTCGCGGCCGGCGTCGGGGCGGGCGCCATCAACAGCGTGGTCGGCTCCGGCACCCTGATCACCTTTCCCGTGCTGCTGGCCACGGGCCTGTCGCCGGTCACCGCCACCGTCTCCAACGCCCTCGGCCTCATCCCCGGCTCCATCAGCGGCGCCATCGGCTACCGCGAGGAACTGCGCGGCCAGCGGCGGCGGGTCCTCAAGCTGAGCGTCGGCGCCCTGATGGGCGGTCTCGCGGGCGCCACACTGCTGCTCGCGCTCCCGGAGGACGCCTTCGAGACGATCGTGCCGGTCCTGGTGGGCCTCGCCCTGGTGCTGGTGGCGCTGCAGCCCCAGATCGGCAAGTGGGTGCAGCGCCGCCGTGCGCGCACCGGCGCCTCCCCTCGCCGGGACGGCGGTCCGCTGCTGTTCACCGGCCTGACCCTGGCCAGCGTCTACGGCGGCTACTTCACGGCCGCCCAGGGGATCATCTACCTGTCCCTCATGGGCACGCTCCTCGACGAGCCGCTGCAACGCCTCAACGCCGTCAAGAACGTCCTCGCCGCCGTCGTCAACACCGTCGCCGCGCTCTTCTTCCTCTTCGCCGCGGACTTCGACTGGACCGCCGTCGGCCTGCTGGCGGTCGGCTCGGCCCTCGGCGGGTACGGCGGGGCCAAGGTGGGCCGCCACTTCAAGCCCGTCGTCCTGCGGACGCTGGTGGTGACGGTCGGCACCGTCGCCCTCGTGCAACTGCTGCTGCGCTGACCCACGGGATCCGGGCCTTGTCGCCGACGGTCCGGCTCGGGGACGCCGCCCGCCCGGGCCGCCCGAGACCACACCTCGTGACCGTCTGCGTCCGCACTGCCGCGGACGTGGGCGGCGCGCACCGCCGGACGGGCCGTCCCGCGGCATAACGCCGCGTTATGGGAAGTCGGGAGTGCCGATGCCGCGGCAGGGCCGGGGATGCTGGGCGCCCCCACAGGCCGAACACGCGCCCCGACGCGTGTCCGTCGGAATCGAGGAGCCTTGCGAACCTCCAGACTCGCCCCCACCCTGACGGCCGCTCTCACGGCCACGCTGCTGTCCGCCCTCGCGCTCGCTCCGCAGTCCTCGGCGGCGGAGCCCCGCCCCGGTGACGGCGGCCCCCAGCCGATCATCGGCGGCGGCTACGCGCAGAACGCCCCCTGGGCGGCCCGGCTGTTCTCCAACGGCGCCCAGACGTGCAGCTCGACCATCATCTCGCCCACCTGGGTCCTCACGGCCAAGCACTGCGTCGGAGGCGGCGGCCTGTCCTTCCGTATCGGCAGCCTCGACCAGGGCTCGGGCGGCACGGTGGCGAACGGGGCGCAGACCACCACCCATCCCTCCGCGGACCTCGCGCTGGTCCGGCTCGACCGCTCCGTCTCCGCCTCCTACGCGCCGCTCGGACAGCCGGGCACGGTGCGCGTGGGCCAGACCGTTCAGGTCTACGGCTGGGGCGCCACCTCACGGTGCGGCTCGGAGATCAACTGCCAGTCCCAGTACCTCAAGGTCGCCAACCTGAGCGTCACC
The Streptomyces sp. NBC_01723 genome window above contains:
- a CDS encoding ATP-binding protein translates to MTEYTGNPLLWVALVALVAAAVLISRQRGAARALRQQVQGLRDHYTQLENDYGKSVQAAQERAEDETKTVLKSAMRTLQGLAAEQQLVLSRLQTKYGDSALLQDLLEIDHTNSQFGRRAQSIAVLCDGWLGGRRDTASVYDVVRSAQGRIRHFRRVDILSQVDFGITSRAVEPVALALAELLDNATSYSSPDTVVEINLRTVPKGICVVVDDAGVGMSDEERARADRLLATERASGVAGLGNPPQFGFAVIGLLCERFGFEVSVDSSSPYGGVRAVVLLPHELLTGVPEKKTPAPAAHATARPVRDGGAEAAPVSSRTDDGLPRRRRKRPMAIVPGNEPTPRPAGRSDSEQAQVMGAFQRGTRSGRVTDPEGTDRTRRTPGASSEGHEVS
- a CDS encoding DUF742 domain-containing protein; the encoded protein is MTGHDGWEPEVPELVRPYVITKGRGLPDEDHLSLITLVTASAEDTRRPARLSPEEQSLLDLCSAGYLSVAEIAGHTHFPLGVVRILLASLMEGGHLMTRPPVARARLADKEILEEVLNGLRAKFG
- a CDS encoding S1 family peptidase; the protein is MRTSRLAPTLTAALTATLLSALALAPQSSAAEPRPGDGGPQPIIGGGYAQNAPWAARLFSNGAQTCSSTIISPTWVLTAKHCVGGGGLSFRIGSLDQGSGGTVANGAQTTTHPSADLALVRLDRSVSASYAPLGQPGTVRVGQTVQVYGWGATSRCGSEINCQSQYLKVANLSVTSGCYDAYNGRAICARPGDGITAGGDSGGPMMAGGVQVGVASTSDRQSTTAYTNVTAYRSWIQSVAGV
- a CDS encoding roadblock/LC7 domain-containing protein, which encodes MNDDLSWMLDSALEIPGALHAVLISADGLLMARTQDFDKDDADRVAAAMSGVQSLSRTLAFFCEDPSQSWRQTLVEFDGGWVFLISAGEGAYLGVSASPEVDMADITFRMQQLVAQLGKRLTTPPRENLGARS
- a CDS encoding sulfite exporter TauE/SafE family protein; translation: MAAVFAAGVGAGAINSVVGSGTLITFPVLLATGLSPVTATVSNALGLIPGSISGAIGYREELRGQRRRVLKLSVGALMGGLAGATLLLALPEDAFETIVPVLVGLALVLVALQPQIGKWVQRRRARTGASPRRDGGPLLFTGLTLASVYGGYFTAAQGIIYLSLMGTLLDEPLQRLNAVKNVLAAVVNTVAALFFLFAADFDWTAVGLLAVGSALGGYGGAKVGRHFKPVVLRTLVVTVGTVALVQLLLR